The following coding sequences are from one Pongo abelii isolate AG06213 chromosome 3, NHGRI_mPonAbe1-v2.0_pri, whole genome shotgun sequence window:
- the PPID gene encoding peptidyl-prolyl cis-trans isomerase D isoform X2, which translates to MSHPSPQAKPSNPSNPRVFFDVDIGGERVGRIVLELFADIVPKTAENFRALCTGEKGIGHTTGKPLHFKGCPFHRIIKKFMIQGGDFSNQNGTGGESIYGEKFEDENFHYKHDQEGLLSMANAGRNTNGSQFFITTVPTPHLDGKHVVFGQVIKGIGVARILENVEVKGEKPAKLCVIAECGELKEGDDWGIFPKDGSGDSHPDFPEDADIDLKDVDKILLITEDLKNIGNTFFKSQNWEMAIKKYAKVLRYVDSSKAVIETADRAKLQPIALSCVLNIGACKLKMSNWQGAIDNCLEALEIDPSNTKALYRRAQGWQGLKEYDQALADLKKAQEIAPEDKEMGFRHVAQADCPTRPSKVLGLQK; encoded by the exons ATGTCGCACCCGTCCCCCCAAGCCAAGCCCTCCAACCCCAGTAACCCTCGAGTCTTCTTTGACGTGGACATCGGAGGGGAGCGAG ttggTCGAATTGTCTTAGAATTGTTTGCAGATATCGTACCCAAAACTGCGGAAAATTTTCGTGCACTGTGTACAGGAGAAAAAGGCATTGGACACACGACTGGGAAACCTCTCCATTTCAAAGGATGCCCTTTTCATCGAA ttattaAGAAATTTATGATTCAGGGTGGAGACTTCTCAAATCAGAATGGGACAGGTGGAGAAAGTATTTATGGTGAAAAATTTGAAGATGAAAATTTCCATTACAAG cATGATCAGGAGGGTTTACTGAGCATGGCAAATGCAGGCCGCAACACAAATGGTTCTCAGTTTTTTATCACAACAGTTCCAACTCCTCATTTGGATGggaaacatgtggtgtttggccaAGTAATTAAAGGAATAGGAGTGGCAAGGATAttggaaaatgtggaagtgaaaggTGAAAAACCTGCTAAA TTGTGCGTTATTGCAGAATGTGGAGAATTGAAGGAAGGAGATGATTGGGGAATATTCCCAAAAGATGGCTCTGGCGACAGTCATCCAGATTTCCCTGAGGATGCGGATATAGATTTAAAAGAC gtagataaaattttattaataacagAAGACTTAAAAAACATTGGAAATACTTTTTTCAAATCCCAGAACTGGGAGATGGCcattaaaaaatatgcaaaagttTTAAG ATACGTGGACAGTTCAAAGGCTGTTATTGAGACAGCAGATAGAGCCAAGCTGCAACCTATAGCTTTAAGCTGTGTACTGAATATTGGTGCTTGTAAACTGAAGATGTCAAATTGGCAGGGAGCAATTGACAATTGTTTAGAG GCTCTTGAAATAGACCCATCAAATACCAAAGCATTGTACCGCAGAGCTCAAGGATGGCAAGGATTAAAAGAATATGATCAAGCATTG GCTGATCTTAAGAAAGCTCAGGAGATAGCACCAGAAGATAAAG
- the PPID gene encoding peptidyl-prolyl cis-trans isomerase D isoform X1 — protein MSHPSPQAKPSNPSNPRVFFDVDIGGERVGRIVLELFADIVPKTAENFRALCTGEKGIGHTTGKPLHFKGCPFHRIIKKFMIQGGDFSNQNGTGGESIYGEKFEDENFHYKHDQEGLLSMANAGRNTNGSQFFITTVPTPHLDGKHVVFGQVIKGIGVARILENVEVKGEKPAKLCVIAECGELKEGDDWGIFPKDGSGDSHPDFPEDADIDLKDVDKILLITEDLKNIGNTFFKSQNWEMAIKKYAKVLRYVDSSKAVIETADRAKLQPIALSCVLNIGACKLKMSNWQGAIDNCLEALEIDPSNTKALYRRAQGWQGLKEYDQALADLKKAQEIAPEDKAIQAELLKVKQKIKAQKDKEKAVYAKMFA, from the exons ATGTCGCACCCGTCCCCCCAAGCCAAGCCCTCCAACCCCAGTAACCCTCGAGTCTTCTTTGACGTGGACATCGGAGGGGAGCGAG ttggTCGAATTGTCTTAGAATTGTTTGCAGATATCGTACCCAAAACTGCGGAAAATTTTCGTGCACTGTGTACAGGAGAAAAAGGCATTGGACACACGACTGGGAAACCTCTCCATTTCAAAGGATGCCCTTTTCATCGAA ttattaAGAAATTTATGATTCAGGGTGGAGACTTCTCAAATCAGAATGGGACAGGTGGAGAAAGTATTTATGGTGAAAAATTTGAAGATGAAAATTTCCATTACAAG cATGATCAGGAGGGTTTACTGAGCATGGCAAATGCAGGCCGCAACACAAATGGTTCTCAGTTTTTTATCACAACAGTTCCAACTCCTCATTTGGATGggaaacatgtggtgtttggccaAGTAATTAAAGGAATAGGAGTGGCAAGGATAttggaaaatgtggaagtgaaaggTGAAAAACCTGCTAAA TTGTGCGTTATTGCAGAATGTGGAGAATTGAAGGAAGGAGATGATTGGGGAATATTCCCAAAAGATGGCTCTGGCGACAGTCATCCAGATTTCCCTGAGGATGCGGATATAGATTTAAAAGAC gtagataaaattttattaataacagAAGACTTAAAAAACATTGGAAATACTTTTTTCAAATCCCAGAACTGGGAGATGGCcattaaaaaatatgcaaaagttTTAAG ATACGTGGACAGTTCAAAGGCTGTTATTGAGACAGCAGATAGAGCCAAGCTGCAACCTATAGCTTTAAGCTGTGTACTGAATATTGGTGCTTGTAAACTGAAGATGTCAAATTGGCAGGGAGCAATTGACAATTGTTTAGAG GCTCTTGAAATAGACCCATCAAATACCAAAGCATTGTACCGCAGAGCTCAAGGATGGCAAGGATTAAAAGAATATGATCAAGCATTG GCTGATCTTAAGAAAGCTCAGGAGATAGCACCAGAAGATAAAG CTATCCAGGCAGAATTGCTGAaagtcaaacaaaaaataaaggcacagaaagataaagagaagGCAGTATATGCAAAAATGTTTGCTTAG